A region from the Lolium perenne isolate Kyuss_39 chromosome 4, Kyuss_2.0, whole genome shotgun sequence genome encodes:
- the LOC139839160 gene encoding uncharacterized protein: protein MTSPASSPADTSSAIGNASSAGTDGSSAQSIMAGLSGSPSLMAGLASSSAGATIISPRDLAASITIKLTGENYLYWHAHVAPLLRSFGLMGYIDGSEPCPADMITVDLSGKPVQQLNPDAQRWAKQDQAILSAFVSSMTEGVVGMVLFAATAHEAWDTLAGAFASTSIARANGIHTQMQDLKKKDMPMSTYFHRMKTLADTLASIGQPLRNEEFVSYILSGLDSDYDALYEVVNARTTPISIRDLYAQLQSTEHRNAARRAETIANNYSAHATAFGRGGRGGFRPPAPSPFALTPAWSAPPFSTGGSNAGGGGRGNGGGRGNGGGRGGPPGNGNSGNNGGGRLMCQLCGAAGHTASRCYKRFRRDFLGVNNDGAGTEKQLAMAMAASQGGHGETTSYHVDPAWYADSGATHHLTAELEKLTTKEPYQGHDQVHAANGIGIGRAARLELLTPETPEYVDRTTSVPPAACMDHAASGPVTPGDLLESGSPAARHEAATPPPSPVRASASPLAGPAHESSSPAAAAQLSPPPPEPSTASDSTSGPSLPAPPRAGPVTRLRHGIVQPKQRSDGTVAWTATCPSADATAVPRDFRTALQIPHWRTAMEEEYSALLRNGTWQLVPPEPGINLIDSRWVFKVKLHADGSIERYKARLVAKGFKQRLGQDYDETFSPVVKPATIRLLLSLALTRGWHLRQLDIQNAFLHGYLEEQVFMKQPPGFTDPDKPHHHCRLIKSLYGLKQAPRAWHARLSSVLGFLGFAPSAADSSLFILNRAKLTVYLLVYVDDIIVVTSTASAIPRLIAQLRSEFSVKDLGPLHYFLGIEVDSRTPGSLLLRQRKYSLDLLARASMLKCSPAHTPMAASDRLSAFDGDVLSAEEATKYRSIVGGLQYLTITRPDLSFVVNKVCQYLHEPRSSHWFAAKRILRYVRHTLDGGLRFRSSSSTLLSAFSDADWAGSADDRRSTGGYAIFYGGNLIAWSARKQATVSRSSTESEYKALGNATAELIWVQSLLRELRIPQPCSPVLWCDNLGATYLSSNPVFHARTKHIEVDFHFVRERVSRKQLQIRFISSKDQIADIFTKPLPLYEHCKRNLNLVQPVEIEGG, encoded by the exons ATGACTTCTCCGGCCTCCTCCCCCGCTGACACCTCGAGTGCGATCGGCAACGCCTCGTCCGCGGGAACCGACGGATCTTCAGCACAGTCGATCATGGCTGGCCTCTCTGGCTCGCCATCGCTCATGGCGGGACTCGCCTCCTCATCAGCTGGCGCCACCATCATCTCCCCACGCGACCTCGCGGCCTCCATCACCATCAAGCTTACCGGTGAGAATTACCTGTATTGGCATGCGCATGTTGCTCCTCTCCTCCGAAGCTTTGGGCTCATGGGCTACATCGACGGATCCGAGCCCTGCCCCGCCGACATGATCACGGTGGACCTCTCCGGCAAGCCCGTGCAGCAGCTCAACCCCGACGCGCAGAGGTGGGCTAAGCAAGATCAAGCCATCCTCTCCGCCTTTGTGTCATCCATGACAGAGGGGGTGGTCGGCATGGTCTTGTTTGCTGCCACCGCTCATGAGGCGTGGGACACGCTCGCCGGCGCCTTCGCGTCCACATCGATCGCTCGCGCCAATGGGATCCACACTCAGATGCAAGATCTCAAGAAGAAGGACATGCCCATGAGCACCTACTTCCATCGCATGAAGACCCTCGCCGACACGCTTGCCTCCATCGGGCAGCCTCTTCGGAACGAGGAGTTCGTCTCCTACATCCTCTCCGGGCTCGACAGCGACTACGACGCGCTGTACGAGGTCGTCAACGCCAGGACGACGCCGATCTCCATCAGGGATCTCTACGCTCAGCTTCAGTCCACTGAGCATCGCAACGCCGCTCGTCGGGCGGAGACCATCGCCAACAACTACTCCGCCCACGCTACTGCCTTTGGCCGTGGGGGTCGCGGCGGTTTCCGCCCTCCTGCTCCCTCGCCCTTTGCTCTGACCCCAGCTTGGTCTGCGCCTCCCTTCTCAACTGGGGGCAGCAACGCTGGTGGTGGTGGGCGCGGCAACGGCGGTGGCCGTGGCAACGGTGGCGGCCGCGGTGGCCCGCCCGGGAACGGCAACAGCGGCAACAACGGTGGAGGCCGCCTCATGTGCCAACTGTGTGGCGCGGCGGGTCACACTGCATCCCGCTGCTACAAGCGCTTCAGGCGCGACTTCCTTGGCGTCAATAATGATGGCGCGGGCACGGAGAAGCAGCTCGCCATGGCCATGGCGGCCTCTCAAGGTGGACACGGTGAAACCACGTCCTATCACGTGGACCCCGCCTGGTATGCTGACTCGGGTGCGACACATCATCTCACCGCCGAGCTCGAGAAGCTCACCACCAAGGAACCCTATCAAGGCCACGATCAAGTTCATGCCGCTAATGGCATAG GAATTGGTCGAGCAGCTCGCCTTGAGCTCCTTACTCCGGAAACGCCTGAGTACGTCGATCGCACCACCTCGGTGCCCCCTGCTGCGTGCATGGATCATGCAGCCTCGGGCCCTGTGACGCCTGGGGACCTCCTCGAGTCTGGCTCACCTGCGGCCCGTCACGAGGCTGCGACGCCCCCGCCCTCGCCTGTGCGTGCCTCCGCGTCCCCGCTCGCTGGGCCGGCCCACGAATCGTCGTCGCCTGCTGCCGCGGCCCAGCTCTCTCCACCGCCACCCGAGCCTTCTACCGCATCAGACTCCACCTCTGGGCCCTCTCTGCCTGCGCCAcctcgggccggcccagttactcGACTTCGTCATGGAATTGTGCAGCCTAAACAGCGGTCTGATGGTACTGTAGCGTGGACTGCAACCTGCCCGTCTGCTGATGCTACGGCTGTTCCTCGAGACTTTCGTACGGCTCTGCAGATTCCTCATTGGAGAACTGCTATGGAGGAAGAATATTCTGCTCTCCTCCGCAATGGTACCTGGCAGCTTGTCCCTCCTGAGCCTGGTATCAACCTCATTGATTCTCGGTGGGTTTTCAAAGTTAAGTTGCACGCGGATGGTTCGATTGAGCGATACAAGGCTCGACTCGTGGCTAAGGGCTTTAAGCAGCGTTTAGGACAGGATTATGATGAGACTTTTAGTCCGGTTGTTAAACCGGCTACTATTCGGCTGTTGCTGTCTCTTGCTCTTACTCGTGGTTGGCATCTTCGACAATTGGACATTCAGAATGCATTTCTTCATGGCTATCTTGAAGAGCAGGTCTTTATGAAGCAGCCTCCTGGGTTCACTGATCCTGACAAGCCTCATCATCATTGTCGGTTGATCaaatctctctatggtctcaaacaggcgcCTCGTGCTTGGCATGCACGTCTCAGTTCTGTTCTTGGATTTCTTGGATTTGCACCGTCTGCTGCTGACTCCTCGTTGTTCATTCTCAATCGTGCGAAGCTGACAGTCTATTTGCTTGTTTATGTCGACGATATTATTGTCGTCACCTCTACTGCTTCAGCCATTCCACGATTGATTGCTCAGCTACGCTCCGAGTTCTCTGTTAAGGACCTTGGCCCTCTTCACTATTTCTTGGGCATCGAAGTTGATAGTCGCACCCCTGGTTCTCTCCTTCTTCGACAGCGCAAGTACTCCCTTGATTTGCTTGCTCGTGCTAGTATGCTCAAGTGTAGTCCTGCACATACACCTATGGCTGCGTCTGATCGTCTTTCGGCTTTTGATGGTGATGTTCTCTCGGCTGAAGAGGCTACGAAGTACCGCAGTATTGTTGGAGGGCTTCAGTATCTCACCATCACTCGACCTGACTTGTCCTTTGTTGTCAACAAAGTCTGTCAATACCTTCATGAGCCCCGCAGTTCTCACTGGTTCGCTGCCAAACGGATCCTTCGCTATGTGCGACACACTCTTGATGGTGGTCTTCGGTTTCGGTCCTCTTCCTCGACTCTGCTTTCTGCATTTTCCGATGCTGATTGGGCTGGCAGTGCAGACGATCGGCGATCAACCGGGGGATATGCTATATTCTATGGAGGTAATTTGATCGCCTGGAGTGCTCGGAAGCAGGCTACTGTCTCTCGTTCTAGTACGGAGTCTGAGTACAAAGCTCTTGGTAATGCTACTGCCGAGCTTATTTGGGTTCAGTCGTTGCTTCGGGAACTACGCATTCCGCAGCCATGTTCTCCTGTGTTGTGGTGTGATAACCTTGGTGCCACATATCTGTCCTCTAATCCGGTATTTCATGcacggacaaagcacattgaggtGGACTTTCACTTTGTTCGTGAGCGAGTCTCTAGGAAGCAACTCCAGATTCGGTTTATTTCCTCCAAGGATCAGATTGCAGATATTTTTACTAAACCATTACCCTTGTATGAGCATTGTAAGCGCAATCTCAACCTTGTTCAGCCGgttgagattgagggagggtga